The following proteins are encoded in a genomic region of Hymenobacter siberiensis:
- a CDS encoding CheR family methyltransferase, producing the protein MTPTDSAPVPGEPGILITPPAEMPRDGDEPVIPVLAREVRHPDFSPDKFPLVALGGSAGALAAFERFFRAMPADSGMAFVVITHLSPDQESELAQVLQHFTTMPVREASDGLRVRPNQVYVIPPNRDMSILHGMLLLFAPTQPKGRRLPIDFFFQSMAKDARARAVCVICSGLGSDGTLGLKMVMENFGMVMVQAPETAEFDSMPRSALATEFVDFVLPAELLPAKLLAYMRHPATRPRREEAESAARPAHALQKIFHLIRAKTGHDFSFYKRNTVFRRIERRMNSHQIREFTHYVRYLQETPAEVDALFKELLIGVTKFFRDREAFEQLKVRLLPLLRLKPADSTVRVWAPGCSTGEEAYSLAIALLECLDGLESTAYLKLQIFATDINPDAIDFARVGIYPDNVVSDVSPERLRHYFVKTEDGYRIKKEVRDVVVFAVHDLNKDAPFTKLDLLVCRNLLIYFSAELQKNLIPFFHYALITNGLIFLGPSENIAGFQDLFQSLDVKWKISRRMDTPSSLIRLANFPFALARQHALAPSASAASPMMAHTARKDSPFTALVQRVLLRQYTPPAVVINPKGEILYVNGRTGRFLEPAPGLGAMNVFDMAREELNYELSEAVHKAVATRHDVVAEGVKLRLETGVQLLRLTVKVLEEGEPLAGLLLVVFEEQPTPRRVRLGKATLAPDHDAQVQTLQKELQYTKHRLQTTIEEMEISVEELKSTNEELQSANEELQSTNEEAMTNKEEMQSLNEELMTLNMQYLNKTEELSQAANDMKNLLDATEIATIFLDNDMVIKRFTPPVNRIVSLLPSDVGRPIMHFANTLRHETLAQDVRQVLDRLVTVEANIQTTQGEWYVMRILPYRTLDNYISGAVITFTDITALKTLEAQLQESARFAESIAETLREPLLVLDTEQRVLAISEAFATLFGLDRDRSKGQLLRELDGGAWQQPALRERLETTLRHPEQSFLDFPYVADFPKAGPRTLRLFGRPLTSGGARTGRLLLGVEVVPA; encoded by the coding sequence ATGACTCCCACCGATTCAGCGCCCGTCCCCGGCGAACCCGGTATTCTCATCACCCCGCCCGCAGAAATGCCCCGCGACGGCGATGAGCCCGTTATCCCTGTACTGGCCCGCGAAGTCCGGCACCCTGATTTCTCGCCCGATAAGTTCCCGCTGGTAGCGTTGGGCGGCTCGGCGGGCGCGCTGGCCGCGTTTGAGCGGTTTTTTCGGGCCATGCCGGCCGATAGCGGCATGGCCTTCGTGGTTATCACGCACCTCTCGCCCGACCAGGAATCGGAGCTGGCGCAGGTGCTCCAGCACTTCACCACCATGCCGGTACGGGAAGCCAGCGATGGCCTGCGCGTGCGCCCCAACCAGGTGTACGTGATTCCGCCCAACCGCGACATGAGCATTCTGCACGGAATGCTGCTGCTGTTTGCGCCCACCCAGCCCAAGGGCCGGCGGCTGCCCATCGACTTCTTTTTTCAGAGCATGGCCAAGGATGCGCGCGCCCGCGCAGTGTGCGTCATCTGCTCGGGGCTGGGTTCCGATGGCACGCTGGGCCTGAAAATGGTGATGGAAAACTTTGGGATGGTGATGGTGCAGGCCCCCGAAACGGCCGAGTTCGACTCGATGCCGCGCTCGGCCCTGGCCACCGAGTTTGTGGATTTTGTGCTGCCCGCCGAGCTGCTGCCCGCCAAGCTGCTGGCCTACATGCGCCACCCCGCCACCCGCCCGCGCCGCGAGGAAGCCGAAAGCGCCGCCCGTCCGGCCCACGCCCTGCAAAAGATTTTTCACCTCATCCGGGCCAAAACGGGCCACGATTTTAGCTTTTACAAGCGCAACACGGTGTTCCGGCGCATTGAGCGGCGCATGAACTCGCACCAGATTCGGGAGTTTACGCATTACGTGCGCTACCTTCAGGAAACCCCAGCCGAGGTAGATGCCCTGTTTAAGGAGCTGCTGATTGGGGTAACCAAATTCTTCCGCGACCGCGAGGCGTTTGAGCAGCTGAAGGTGCGCCTGCTGCCGCTGCTGCGCCTCAAGCCCGCCGACAGCACCGTGCGGGTGTGGGCCCCCGGCTGCTCGACGGGCGAGGAGGCCTACAGCCTGGCCATTGCCCTGCTCGAATGCCTGGACGGCCTGGAGTCTACCGCTTACCTCAAGCTCCAGATTTTTGCCACCGACATCAACCCCGACGCCATCGACTTTGCCCGTGTGGGCATTTACCCCGACAACGTGGTGTCCGACGTGAGCCCCGAGCGGCTGCGGCACTACTTTGTCAAAACCGAGGACGGCTACCGCATCAAGAAAGAAGTGCGCGACGTGGTGGTGTTTGCTGTGCACGATTTGAACAAGGACGCGCCCTTCACCAAGCTCGACCTGCTGGTGTGCCGCAACCTGCTCATCTACTTCAGCGCCGAGCTCCAGAAAAACCTTATCCCTTTCTTTCACTACGCCTTGATTACGAATGGCTTGATTTTTCTGGGGCCGAGCGAAAACATTGCTGGCTTTCAGGACTTATTTCAGTCATTGGACGTAAAATGGAAGATTTCGCGGCGTATGGATACGCCGTCGTCGCTCATTCGGCTGGCCAATTTTCCGTTTGCCCTGGCCCGGCAGCATGCCCTGGCTCCGTCCGCTTCTGCCGCTAGTCCCATGATGGCTCATACCGCCCGCAAAGATTCTCCGTTTACTGCGCTGGTCCAGCGCGTGCTGCTGCGCCAGTACACGCCGCCCGCCGTAGTCATCAACCCCAAGGGCGAAATTCTGTACGTGAACGGCCGCACCGGCCGTTTTCTGGAGCCGGCGCCCGGCCTGGGCGCCATGAACGTGTTTGACATGGCCCGCGAAGAGCTCAACTATGAGCTGAGCGAGGCCGTGCACAAGGCCGTGGCCACCCGCCACGACGTGGTGGCCGAGGGCGTGAAGCTGCGCCTTGAAACCGGCGTGCAGCTGCTGCGCCTCACGGTGAAGGTGCTGGAAGAAGGCGAGCCCCTGGCAGGCCTGTTGCTGGTGGTGTTTGAGGAGCAGCCCACGCCCCGGCGGGTGCGCCTGGGCAAAGCCACCCTGGCCCCCGACCACGACGCTCAGGTGCAAACCCTGCAAAAGGAGCTGCAATACACCAAGCACCGCCTCCAGACCACCATTGAGGAGATGGAAATCAGCGTGGAAGAGCTTAAAAGTACCAACGAGGAGCTGCAAAGCGCCAACGAGGAGCTGCAGAGCACCAACGAGGAGGCCATGACCAACAAGGAGGAAATGCAGAGCCTGAACGAGGAGCTGATGACCCTTAACATGCAGTATCTCAATAAAACCGAGGAACTGAGCCAGGCCGCCAACGACATGAAGAACCTGCTCGACGCCACGGAAATTGCTACCATCTTCCTCGACAATGACATGGTGATAAAGCGCTTCACGCCGCCCGTGAACCGCATTGTGAGCCTGCTGCCCAGCGACGTGGGCCGCCCCATCATGCATTTTGCCAATACCCTGCGCCACGAAACCCTGGCCCAGGACGTGCGACAGGTACTCGACCGGCTGGTGACCGTGGAGGCCAATATTCAGACCACCCAGGGCGAGTGGTACGTCATGCGCATTCTGCCCTACCGCACCCTCGATAACTACATCAGCGGGGCCGTTATCACCTTCACCGACATTACGGCCCTCAAAACCCTCGAAGCCCAGCTCCAGGAAAGTGCCCGCTTTGCCGAAAGCATTGCCGAAACCCTGCGCGAGCCCCTGCTTGTGCTCGATACCGAGCAGCGGGTGCTGGCCATCAGCGAGGCCTTTGCCACGCTGTTCGGTCTCGACCGCGACCGCAGCAAGGGCCAGCTGCTGCGCGAGCTCGATGGCGGGGCCTGGCAGCAGCCCGCCCTGCGCGAGCGCCTCGAAACCACCCTGCGCCACCCGGAGCAGTCCTTCCTGGATTTTCCCTACGTGGCTGATTTCCCCAAGGCCGGCCCCCGCACGCTGCGGCTGTTTGGGCGGCCCCTCACCAGCGGCGGGGCGCGCACGGGCCGCCTGCTGCTGGGCGTGGAAGTGGTGCCCGCTTAG
- a CDS encoding BLUF domain-containing protein encodes MRTYHLIYQSQAMVPFNAPELRALHRQAQAYNGTHGITGVLLHTADGRFLQLLEGTEAAVRHLYYNHIVRDPRHRDCHILAEGPCLKPSFASWAMVLRFVRPNEVRDLLAHVPADGNQARCVPRARTGPELAAALRGFIATGQTAQQT; translated from the coding sequence ATGAGGACATATCACCTCATCTACCAGAGCCAAGCCATGGTGCCTTTCAACGCACCCGAGCTGCGGGCCCTGCATCGGCAGGCGCAGGCCTACAACGGTACCCACGGCATTACGGGCGTGCTGCTCCACACCGCCGACGGCCGGTTCCTGCAGCTGCTCGAAGGCACAGAAGCTGCCGTGCGGCACCTCTACTACAACCACATCGTACGGGACCCGCGCCACCGCGATTGCCACATCCTGGCCGAAGGCCCCTGCCTGAAGCCCAGCTTTGCCAGCTGGGCCATGGTGCTTCGCTTCGTGCGGCCCAACGAGGTGCGCGACCTGCTGGCCCATGTACCCGCCGACGGTAACCAGGCCCGATGTGTGCCGCGTGCCCGCACCGGGCCCGAGTTGGCGGCGGCGCTGCGTGGCTTCATTGCCACAGGCCAGACGGCCCAGCAGACGTAA
- a CDS encoding BLUF domain-containing protein → MNDAFLITESQRRRAVDWAVAITANTTLSPQRYERQLLARYQLGDLTIDQVIELLDISVYQMLYRSRATAPLSDEALGQLLHTARRFNAEHRISDILLYSAGHFVQVLEGSEEAVRNLYVAIQQDTWHTQVVTVSAGPTAERHFAGWSMAFGRVATPDLDRTLRAPLLPAPPAPARVGKKAKTKPCPPGRTPPVFNPTPLSTYTLSYRPDLDIVFLRWLSPDTLAEAQASYEATLVLALAHGCGNWLLDSRRSGPLKLAETAWLTHDFFSVAVAQLAPRRLRLAVFSSMQRLEQMRHDAEVVPAVQAALAATQPYEAAIFMGEAEAVTWLQDPAA, encoded by the coding sequence ATGAATGATGCCTTCCTGATAACTGAAAGCCAGCGTCGGCGGGCCGTGGATTGGGCTGTTGCGATAACAGCCAATACGACGCTCTCGCCCCAGCGCTACGAGCGCCAGCTGCTGGCCCGCTACCAGCTGGGCGACCTCACCATCGACCAGGTTATCGAGCTGCTCGATATCAGTGTGTACCAGATGCTCTACCGTAGCCGGGCCACCGCGCCGCTGAGCGACGAGGCGTTGGGACAGCTTCTCCACACGGCCCGCCGCTTTAATGCGGAGCACCGGATTTCGGACATACTGCTCTATAGCGCCGGGCACTTTGTGCAGGTGCTGGAAGGGTCCGAAGAGGCCGTGCGCAACTTGTACGTCGCCATTCAGCAGGATACCTGGCACACGCAGGTGGTGACGGTGAGCGCCGGCCCAACGGCCGAGCGGCACTTTGCCGGCTGGAGCATGGCCTTTGGCCGCGTAGCGACGCCCGACCTGGACCGTACCTTGCGGGCACCGCTGCTGCCAGCCCCGCCAGCCCCGGCCAGGGTTGGCAAGAAAGCCAAAACCAAGCCCTGCCCACCGGGGCGTACTCCTCCTGTTTTTAATCCTACACCGTTGAGCACTTATACCCTGAGCTACCGCCCCGACCTCGACATCGTGTTCCTGCGCTGGCTGTCCCCCGACACCCTGGCCGAAGCGCAGGCCTCGTACGAGGCGACCCTGGTGTTGGCGCTGGCCCACGGCTGCGGCAACTGGCTGCTCGACTCGCGCCGCTCGGGCCCGCTCAAACTGGCCGAAACCGCCTGGCTCACTCACGACTTCTTTTCGGTGGCCGTGGCGCAGCTGGCCCCGCGCCGGCTGCGGCTGGCGGTGTTCAGCTCCATGCAGCGCCTTGAGCAAATGCGCCACGATGCCGAAGTAGTTCCGGCCGTGCAGGCCGCCCTCGCGGCCACGCAGCCCTACGAGGCCGCCATCTTTATGGGCGAGGCCGAGGCGGTGACCTGGCTGCAGGACCCGGCGGCTTAG
- a CDS encoding PAS domain-containing sensor histidine kinase, translating to MLPPDTPAPLTDLHASLLELRTRAEQRRALVTQPTELHSPEEMQRLVQELQVHQIELEMQYEELLLTQTEAQAARSQYVDLYDYAPVGYFTLTDTGLIEQLNFCGARLLGTVRQQLARRRFTLFVVSARRLDFEQFLARVFSSDSTQSIELKLQQEDGTTFFGQLEGLRVDSPAGPQCRLAVLDTTARQQATTALAASEARFRKLFTESYSAVVLVQGYHFVDCNAAALRLLGTTDRQQLVGQVAWAHSPEYQPDGRRTIDLFHDTMAEALRTGSQRCEAVMRHATGKEIWVEAVFTPIELGGSTPVVHTVWRDITAARQAQQQQRQSKGFTESLLDNTFDGIIAVDQAQCITAWNAQATTYFGREAAEVLGRPLAEVLPYLNNESQQLVARALAGERIDLFGREFQQQPGRYDVHIVPLYHNGKSQPSGVLTVVRDVTERDRLAEEATQQRLRRQQEVLAAILDTQETERKRIAEALHNGLGQLLYATKLSLAGRAGVPGLARESLKLLDEAIRATRTISFELTPGVLEDFGLQTALQELVKRIAPSGLPVRLHLLGLGHRLNSQAEIGVYRTVQELLNNVMKHAHATEAVVHVAYENGRLDVSVEDNGCGFEPAALVGQPLAGIGLAGVRNRVALLGGRLAISSRLGQGTIVSFELEV from the coding sequence ATGCTGCCCCCCGATACTCCAGCGCCCCTCACCGATTTGCACGCCTCGCTGCTGGAACTGCGCACCCGGGCCGAACAGCGCCGGGCGCTGGTGACCCAGCCCACCGAGCTGCACTCCCCCGAAGAAATGCAGCGCCTGGTGCAGGAGCTGCAAGTGCACCAGATAGAGCTGGAAATGCAGTACGAAGAGCTGCTGCTGACCCAGACCGAAGCCCAGGCCGCCCGCAGCCAGTACGTGGACCTCTACGACTACGCCCCGGTGGGCTACTTCACCCTCACCGATACGGGCCTCATCGAGCAGCTCAACTTTTGCGGGGCCCGGCTGTTGGGTACTGTGCGGCAGCAGCTGGCGCGGCGGCGCTTTACCCTGTTTGTGGTTTCGGCCCGGCGCCTGGATTTTGAGCAGTTTCTGGCCCGCGTGTTCAGCAGCGACAGCACGCAGAGCATCGAGCTGAAGCTGCAGCAGGAAGACGGTACCACTTTTTTCGGGCAGCTCGAAGGCCTGCGGGTTGATAGCCCCGCGGGCCCGCAGTGCCGCCTGGCCGTGCTCGACACCACGGCCCGCCAGCAGGCCACTACCGCCCTAGCGGCCAGCGAAGCCCGCTTCCGCAAGCTGTTCACCGAAAGCTATTCTGCCGTGGTGCTCGTGCAGGGCTACCACTTTGTGGATTGCAACGCTGCTGCCCTGCGCCTGCTGGGCACCACCGACCGGCAGCAGCTGGTGGGCCAGGTGGCCTGGGCTCACTCCCCCGAGTACCAGCCCGACGGCCGCCGCACCATCGACCTGTTTCACGACACCATGGCCGAGGCCCTGCGCACCGGCTCGCAGCGCTGCGAAGCCGTGATGCGCCACGCCACGGGCAAGGAAATATGGGTTGAGGCTGTGTTTACGCCCATCGAGCTGGGTGGCTCCACGCCGGTGGTGCACACTGTGTGGCGCGATATCACGGCCGCCCGGCAGGCCCAGCAGCAGCAGCGGCAGAGCAAGGGATTTACCGAAAGCCTCCTCGATAACACCTTCGACGGTATTATTGCCGTTGACCAGGCGCAGTGCATCACGGCTTGGAATGCCCAGGCCACCACTTACTTTGGCCGCGAAGCCGCCGAAGTGCTGGGCCGCCCCCTGGCCGAGGTGTTGCCTTACCTTAACAACGAATCGCAGCAGCTCGTGGCCCGGGCGCTGGCCGGCGAGCGCATCGACCTGTTCGGCCGCGAGTTTCAGCAGCAGCCCGGCCGCTACGATGTCCACATCGTGCCGCTATACCACAATGGCAAAAGCCAGCCCAGCGGCGTGCTCACGGTGGTGCGCGACGTGACCGAGCGCGACCGCCTGGCCGAAGAGGCCACTCAGCAGCGCCTGCGTCGGCAGCAGGAAGTGCTGGCCGCCATTCTGGACACCCAGGAAACCGAGCGCAAGCGCATTGCCGAAGCCCTGCACAACGGCCTGGGCCAACTCCTCTACGCCACCAAGCTGAGCCTGGCGGGCCGGGCCGGGGTGCCGGGCCTGGCCCGCGAGTCATTGAAGCTGCTGGATGAGGCCATCCGGGCCACGCGCACCATTTCCTTTGAGCTCACGCCCGGCGTGCTCGAAGACTTTGGCCTTCAAACGGCCCTGCAGGAGTTGGTGAAGCGCATTGCGCCGTCCGGCCTGCCGGTGCGCCTGCACTTGCTTGGCCTCGGCCACCGCCTCAATTCCCAGGCCGAAATTGGGGTGTACCGCACGGTGCAGGAGCTGCTCAACAACGTGATGAAGCATGCCCACGCCACCGAAGCCGTGGTGCACGTAGCCTACGAAAACGGCCGCCTCGACGTAAGCGTGGAAGACAACGGCTGCGGCTTCGAGCCGGCCGCGCTGGTGGGACAGCCGCTGGCGGGCATTGGCCTGGCCGGTGTGCGCAACCGGGTGGCCCTGCTGGGCGGCCGGCTGGCCATCAGCTCGCGCCTGGGGCAGGGCACTATCGTGAGCTTCGAGCTGGAAGTGTGA
- a CDS encoding cytochrome-c peroxidase: protein MRKATKTTAAWLCAGLLALVGCQHDRDTVDPEGPVVPPTAYNLTVPGNFPPLPATPANNPLTVEGVALGRQLFYEKSLSVNSTLSCASCHRQELAFTDGLAHARGVNGGTTLRNAMPLANLAWEPLLTWDGAASSLEAQARIPIENPVEMHQSLVTGVARLQATAAYPPLFRKAFGSSTITEDNLLKALAQFERTLISSNSRYDQYQRGNRAALTSYEQQGLVLFVTHPDGPAGIRGGNCQDCHGGSLQTDHAFRNNGLDATLTDLGLGAQTGKPTDNGKFRVPSLRNIALTAPYMHDGRFPNLDSVLSHYNEHIATASPNLDPLILNGSNNKLGAGHPLGLTRDEKAKIVAFLRTFTDTTFTHDPRFAKP, encoded by the coding sequence ATGCGGAAGGCTACGAAAACAACCGCCGCGTGGCTGTGCGCCGGCCTACTGGCCCTGGTCGGCTGCCAGCACGACCGCGACACCGTGGACCCGGAAGGTCCGGTAGTGCCCCCCACGGCCTATAACCTGACGGTGCCCGGCAACTTTCCGCCCCTGCCCGCCACCCCCGCCAATAACCCCCTGACGGTGGAAGGCGTGGCGCTGGGCCGGCAGTTGTTCTATGAAAAAAGTCTGTCGGTGAACAGCACGCTTTCCTGCGCCAGCTGCCACCGCCAGGAGCTGGCCTTCACCGACGGGCTGGCCCACGCCCGGGGCGTGAACGGCGGTACCACGCTGCGCAACGCCATGCCGCTGGCCAACCTGGCCTGGGAGCCCCTGCTCACCTGGGATGGTGCCGCCAGCAGCCTCGAAGCCCAGGCCCGCATCCCCATCGAAAACCCTGTGGAGATGCACCAGTCGCTGGTCACCGGCGTGGCCCGCCTGCAAGCCACAGCGGCCTACCCGCCGCTGTTCCGTAAGGCTTTTGGCAGCAGCACGATTACGGAGGATAACCTGCTCAAGGCCCTGGCCCAGTTCGAGCGTACCCTGATATCTAGCAACTCGCGCTACGACCAGTACCAGCGCGGCAACCGTGCCGCCCTCACCAGCTACGAGCAGCAGGGCCTGGTGCTGTTCGTGACGCACCCCGACGGGCCGGCCGGCATCCGGGGCGGCAACTGCCAGGACTGCCACGGCGGCAGCCTGCAAACCGACCACGCCTTCCGCAACAACGGCCTCGACGCCACCCTCACCGACCTGGGCCTGGGCGCGCAAACCGGCAAGCCCACCGACAATGGCAAGTTCCGGGTGCCCTCTCTGCGCAACATCGCCCTCACGGCCCCTTACATGCACGACGGCCGCTTCCCCAACCTCGACAGCGTGCTGAGCCACTACAACGAGCACATTGCCACCGCCAGCCCCAACCTCGACCCGCTGATACTGAACGGCAGCAATAACAAGCTCGGGGCCGGCCACCCCTTGGGCCTTACCCGGGACGAAAAGGCCAAAATCGTGGCCTTCCTGCGCACCTTCACCGATACCACGTTCACCCACGACCCGCGCTTTGCTAAGCCGTAG
- a CDS encoding carboxypeptidase regulatory-like domain-containing protein, with translation MKRLLAALVRFFSARAIGLGQKQFWGGMLLMAMLASPSTARAQASGTVSGRLLDAATNEPLPFAGVVLLRATDSSFVAGAQTLETGAFVIEKVPFGSYVLRASVVGYCPGQRAVALTAAAPTLQLGPLRLRVAATKLAEVVVKGERAIVTDNLDKKVIDVTKDLTATVGTAVDVLQNVPSVTVDQSGAVSLRGSTNVRIFVDGKPTGVTLAQLPASSIQTIEVVTNIVLKKERQDGWNGQASATAGTGQKYNTSLGLNYHKGKVNVFGSYDFRDDRRTGYGSVRQRTTRADTTVVLNQDRTSVSQGISHAVRLGLDYALTPDQTLTLTVQPRFNTQDNRVNILSTQTNLSTGATPPLGNTAVTSPTLAPRSRPISASTTAACGPRRSAAS, from the coding sequence ATGAAACGTCTACTCGCCGCCCTCGTGCGGTTTTTTAGTGCCCGCGCCATTGGGCTGGGGCAAAAGCAGTTTTGGGGTGGGATGTTGTTGATGGCAATGCTGGCCAGTCCATCCACTGCCCGGGCGCAGGCTAGTGGCACCGTGAGCGGCCGGCTGCTCGATGCGGCCACCAACGAGCCGCTGCCCTTCGCCGGCGTGGTGCTGCTGCGGGCCACGGACTCCAGCTTCGTAGCCGGCGCACAGACGCTGGAAACCGGCGCGTTTGTCATCGAGAAAGTGCCTTTTGGCAGCTACGTGCTGCGGGCCTCGGTGGTGGGCTACTGCCCCGGGCAGCGCGCCGTGGCCCTCACGGCTGCTGCGCCCACGCTCCAGCTGGGGCCGCTGCGCCTGCGCGTGGCCGCCACCAAACTGGCCGAAGTAGTGGTGAAGGGCGAGCGCGCCATCGTGACCGATAACCTCGACAAAAAGGTAATCGACGTGACCAAGGACCTTACCGCCACCGTCGGCACCGCCGTGGATGTGCTCCAGAACGTGCCCAGCGTGACGGTGGACCAGAGCGGCGCGGTAAGCCTGCGCGGCTCGACGAATGTGAGGATTTTTGTGGACGGCAAGCCCACCGGCGTCACGCTCGCCCAACTGCCGGCCAGCTCCATTCAGACCATTGAAGTGGTCACCAACATCGTGCTGAAAAAGGAGCGCCAGGATGGCTGGAACGGCCAGGCCAGCGCCACCGCCGGCACCGGTCAGAAGTACAACACCTCCCTGGGCCTGAACTACCACAAGGGCAAGGTGAACGTGTTCGGCTCCTACGACTTTCGCGACGACCGGCGCACGGGCTACGGCTCGGTGCGCCAGCGCACCACCCGCGCCGATACCACCGTGGTGCTGAACCAGGACCGCACCAGCGTATCGCAGGGCATTTCGCACGCCGTGCGCCTGGGCCTGGACTACGCCCTCACGCCCGACCAGACCCTGACCCTGACCGTGCAGCCGCGCTTCAACACCCAGGATAACCGGGTAAATATCCTCTCGACCCAGACCAACCTGAGCACCGGCGCTACGCCGCCGCTGGGCAATACAGCCGTTACGTCACCAACGCTGGCACCGCGAAGCCGGCCGATTTCAGCCTCGACTACCGCCGCCTGTGGCCCGCGCAGAAGCGCCGCGAGCTAA
- a CDS encoding outer membrane beta-barrel protein, whose translation MANYRSPVVSALGQRLTQFSADFAAKQSVLKDKGNITLRVSDIYNTLQFNFNAYGPGFESLARNKRESRIVYLGFTYRFGNAGDTPRSKRKDEQPDDAGGRGCE comes from the coding sequence TTGGCCAACTACCGCTCGCCGGTGGTATCGGCCCTGGGCCAGCGCCTCACCCAGTTCAGCGCCGACTTTGCCGCCAAGCAGAGCGTGCTCAAAGACAAGGGCAACATCACGCTGCGGGTGTCCGATATCTACAATACCCTGCAATTCAACTTCAACGCCTACGGCCCCGGCTTCGAGTCCTTGGCCCGCAACAAGCGCGAGTCGCGCATTGTGTACCTGGGCTTCACCTACCGCTTCGGCAACGCGGGCGACACGCCCCGCAGTAAGCGCAAAGACGAGCAGCCCGACGACGCCGGCGGGCGCGGCTGCGAGTAA
- a CDS encoding heavy metal-binding domain-containing protein encodes MFPKIPAFLLAALCSAPLLLSSCESPKSAAAPATTTPAATPVAEASYECPMGCAGSQSSKPGKCPTCEMELVKKS; translated from the coding sequence ATGTTTCCAAAAATTCCCGCTTTCCTGCTGGCTGCCCTTTGTTCAGCCCCCCTGCTGCTGAGCAGCTGCGAGAGCCCGAAGTCCGCCGCCGCCCCGGCTACGACTACGCCCGCCGCCACGCCCGTGGCCGAAGCCAGCTATGAATGCCCGATGGGCTGCGCCGGCAGCCAAAGCAGCAAGCCCGGCAAGTGCCCCACCTGCGAGATGGAGCTTGTCAAAAAATCGTAG
- a CDS encoding IS4 family transposase: MKQHFAAKITTLLQQAPFVGHLSRQKFVGQFILGLIKSRNVQFGEVAQHLNDAAKPASNETRIQDFFREVDLNYVLVARILLSLLPAQGKLRLCLDRTEWDFGQCQVNILLVTVGTGEVHVPLYWHLLDNRSGNSNAADRIAVLEKCLALLGKDRIGLVVGDREFVGHAWFKWLKDNGLNFVMRLPKHHCLTHADGRRQAVADLGLVPGQVRRFAHVQVDGVWGQVWVKAVAADAFVFLFATAGLNHLEQLYAKRWTIEQCFQNLKGRGFNLEATHLRCFQKLRKLVALVSLAYAFCLGVGAAAHGGRQPIARKNHGYRAASLSRHGLNLLRQLARPLTLPEDPLARLVETLLNWITRQLAKNQLLKIVG; encoded by the coding sequence GTGAAGCAACACTTCGCCGCTAAAATTACGACGCTTTTGCAGCAGGCCCCGTTTGTGGGCCACTTGTCCCGCCAAAAGTTTGTGGGCCAGTTTATTCTTGGCCTGATAAAGAGCCGCAACGTGCAATTCGGCGAGGTGGCCCAGCACCTCAATGACGCGGCCAAGCCCGCCTCGAACGAAACGCGCATTCAGGACTTTTTCCGCGAAGTAGACCTCAATTACGTACTGGTGGCCAGGATTTTACTGAGTTTGTTGCCTGCGCAGGGCAAGCTGCGCTTATGCCTCGACCGCACGGAGTGGGACTTCGGCCAGTGCCAAGTGAACATCCTGCTCGTCACCGTCGGCACGGGCGAGGTCCACGTGCCCCTTTATTGGCACCTGCTCGACAACCGCAGCGGCAACTCCAACGCCGCCGACCGCATCGCGGTGCTCGAAAAGTGCCTGGCCTTGCTGGGCAAAGACCGCATCGGCCTGGTCGTGGGCGACCGGGAATTTGTCGGCCATGCGTGGTTCAAGTGGCTCAAAGACAATGGGCTTAATTTTGTCATGCGCCTGCCCAAGCACCACTGCCTGACCCACGCCGACGGCCGGCGGCAGGCCGTGGCCGACCTGGGCCTGGTGCCGGGGCAGGTGCGCCGCTTCGCCCACGTGCAGGTCGACGGAGTCTGGGGGCAGGTCTGGGTCAAGGCCGTGGCGGCGGACGCGTTTGTCTTCCTGTTTGCCACGGCCGGTCTGAACCACCTCGAGCAACTCTATGCCAAGCGCTGGACGATTGAGCAATGCTTTCAAAATCTGAAAGGGCGGGGCTTTAACCTGGAAGCCACCCACTTGCGCTGTTTCCAAAAGCTGCGCAAGCTCGTGGCCCTGGTCAGCCTGGCCTACGCGTTTTGTCTGGGCGTGGGCGCGGCCGCCCACGGCGGCCGCCAGCCCATTGCCCGCAAAAACCACGGCTACCGGGCCGCCAGCCTGAGCCGCCACGGCCTCAATCTGCTCCGCCAACTCGCCCGCCCGCTGACCCTGCCCGAGGACCCATTGGCCCGCTTGGTTGAAACGCTACTGAACTGGATTACGAGGCAACTTGCTAAAAATCAATTACTAAAAATAGTAGGGTAG
- a CDS encoding heavy-metal-associated domain-containing protein, with product MSTLRFKTTINCGGCIKAVTPGLNQEVGANNWQVDTANADKILTVNSPTAIAAQVVKAVQDAGFEIQALVA from the coding sequence ATGTCAACGCTTCGTTTCAAAACCACCATCAACTGCGGCGGCTGCATCAAGGCCGTCACGCCCGGGCTCAACCAGGAAGTTGGGGCCAACAACTGGCAGGTTGATACCGCCAATGCCGATAAAATCCTCACGGTCAATTCCCCTACGGCCATCGCCGCCCAGGTTGTGAAAGCCGTGCAGGACGCCGGATTCGAGATTCAGGCCCTGGTGGCCTAA